From a region of the Triticum aestivum cultivar Chinese Spring chromosome 7D, IWGSC CS RefSeq v2.1, whole genome shotgun sequence genome:
- the LOC123169980 gene encoding triacylglycerol lipase 2 isoform X2, which yields MNRRSGYMLLLLQNEAHSWRNNSSLDDMGPRCEPSSHPFGLCKTRAAAFGYPCEDHMVTTEDGYILSLKRIPHGVSKTENTTRIPVLLFHGLMVDSVSWVLGTPKQSLGFILADGGFDVWFANTRGTNSSRNHTSLTPDDPEYWNWTWDQLAAYDLPAVLQHVYDHTGGQKVHYIGHSLGTLIILAAFSEHRLLHLVRSAVLLCPIAYLYKTKSKLTRLATQILLAEAFHFLGYREFNPVGPVSHEILLIICGDPEIDCYDLFTAVMGPDCCLNASTVCNFLQHATQSTSIKNLIHMSQMIRYEGVRRYDYGNAKENMKHYNQPRPPLYNLSSIPTHVPMFLTHGGQDFLGDVPDTRHLLNTLVRTHDSDNMEVLYVPDYAHADFVIGYNAPQLVYGPMVDFLQRH from the exons ATGAATCGTCGGTCCGGGTACATGCTGCTATTGCTTCAAAATGAAG CTCACTCATGGAGGAACAATAGTTCTCTGGATGATATGGGTCCACGTTGTGAACCTTCTTCCCATCCGTTTGGTCTGTGCAAGACAAGAGCAGCAGCTTTTGGCTATCCATGTGAAGATCACATG GTCACAACAGAAGATGGTTATATTCTTAGCCTAAAGAGGATTCCTCATGGTGTTTCTAAGACTGAGAATACAACGAGGATACCGGTACTACTATTCCACGGGCTCATGGTG GATAGCGTTTCTTGGGTACTGGGTACACCAAAACAATCACTTGGATTTATTTTGGCAGATGGTGGGTTTGATGTTTGGTTTGCCAACACCCGTGGAACTAATTCCAGCCGGAACCATACCTCGCTCACCCCAGATGATCCG GAGTACTGGAATTGGACGTGGGACCAACTTGCTGCCTATGATCTTCCTGCCGTGCTTCAGCATGTCTATGATCACACAGGAGGCCAGAAAGTCCACTATATCGGTCACTCCCTG GGAACCTTGATTATTCTTGCAGCCTTCTCAGAGCACAGGTTACTTCATTTAGTTCGATCGGCTGTGTTGCTCTGCCCAATTGCTTATCTGTATAAGACAAAATCGAAACTCACCCGGCTTGCTACTCAAATCCTCCTTGCAGAA GCATTTCATTTTCTAGGATATCGTGAGTTCAATCCTGTTGG GCCAGTTTCACATGAAATTCTGCTCATAATATGCGGTGACCCTGAAATCGACTGCTACGACCTATTTACGGCTGTTATGG GACCGGACTGCTGCCTCAATGCTTCAACTGTATGTAACTTCCTGCAGCATGCTACACAGTCCACCTCTATCAAGAACCTTATTCACATGTCGCAGA TGATCAGGTACGAAGGGGTCAGAAGGTATGACTATGGCAACGCCAAGGAAAACATGAAGCATTACAACCAGCCACGCCCCCCGCTGTACAACCTCTCATCCATCCCGACCCATGTCCCCATGTTCCTCACCCATGGTGGTCAAGACTTCCTCGGCGATGTCCCTGACACCAGGCACCTCCTGAACACGCTGGTCAGAACCCATGACAGCGACAACATGGAGGTACTGTATGTACCCGACTACGCCCACGCTGACTTCGTGATAGGCTATAATGCTCCGCAACTCGTATACGGGCCGATGGTCGACTTCCTTCAGCGCCACTGA
- the LOC123169980 gene encoding triacylglycerol lipase 2 isoform X1 — protein sequence MILHHLMARHLFVVSLLILSLVFNSCTAHSWRNNSSLDDMGPRCEPSSHPFGLCKTRAAAFGYPCEDHMVTTEDGYILSLKRIPHGVSKTENTTRIPVLLFHGLMVDSVSWVLGTPKQSLGFILADGGFDVWFANTRGTNSSRNHTSLTPDDPEYWNWTWDQLAAYDLPAVLQHVYDHTGGQKVHYIGHSLGTLIILAAFSEHRLLHLVRSAVLLCPIAYLYKTKSKLTRLATQILLAEAFHFLGYREFNPVGPVSHEILLIICGDPEIDCYDLFTAVMGPDCCLNASTVCNFLQHATQSTSIKNLIHMSQMIRYEGVRRYDYGNAKENMKHYNQPRPPLYNLSSIPTHVPMFLTHGGQDFLGDVPDTRHLLNTLVRTHDSDNMEVLYVPDYAHADFVIGYNAPQLVYGPMVDFLQRH from the exons ATGATTCTACATCATCTGATGGCCCGGCATTTATTTGTAGTTAGTTTGTTGATTCTTTCGCTTGTCTTTAACTCATGCACAGCTCACTCATGGAGGAACAATAGTTCTCTGGATGATATGGGTCCACGTTGTGAACCTTCTTCCCATCCGTTTGGTCTGTGCAAGACAAGAGCAGCAGCTTTTGGCTATCCATGTGAAGATCACATG GTCACAACAGAAGATGGTTATATTCTTAGCCTAAAGAGGATTCCTCATGGTGTTTCTAAGACTGAGAATACAACGAGGATACCGGTACTACTATTCCACGGGCTCATGGTG GATAGCGTTTCTTGGGTACTGGGTACACCAAAACAATCACTTGGATTTATTTTGGCAGATGGTGGGTTTGATGTTTGGTTTGCCAACACCCGTGGAACTAATTCCAGCCGGAACCATACCTCGCTCACCCCAGATGATCCG GAGTACTGGAATTGGACGTGGGACCAACTTGCTGCCTATGATCTTCCTGCCGTGCTTCAGCATGTCTATGATCACACAGGAGGCCAGAAAGTCCACTATATCGGTCACTCCCTG GGAACCTTGATTATTCTTGCAGCCTTCTCAGAGCACAGGTTACTTCATTTAGTTCGATCGGCTGTGTTGCTCTGCCCAATTGCTTATCTGTATAAGACAAAATCGAAACTCACCCGGCTTGCTACTCAAATCCTCCTTGCAGAA GCATTTCATTTTCTAGGATATCGTGAGTTCAATCCTGTTGG GCCAGTTTCACATGAAATTCTGCTCATAATATGCGGTGACCCTGAAATCGACTGCTACGACCTATTTACGGCTGTTATGG GACCGGACTGCTGCCTCAATGCTTCAACTGTATGTAACTTCCTGCAGCATGCTACACAGTCCACCTCTATCAAGAACCTTATTCACATGTCGCAGA TGATCAGGTACGAAGGGGTCAGAAGGTATGACTATGGCAACGCCAAGGAAAACATGAAGCATTACAACCAGCCACGCCCCCCGCTGTACAACCTCTCATCCATCCCGACCCATGTCCCCATGTTCCTCACCCATGGTGGTCAAGACTTCCTCGGCGATGTCCCTGACACCAGGCACCTCCTGAACACGCTGGTCAGAACCCATGACAGCGACAACATGGAGGTACTGTATGTACCCGACTACGCCCACGCTGACTTCGTGATAGGCTATAATGCTCCGCAACTCGTATACGGGCCGATGGTCGACTTCCTTCAGCGCCACTGA